A portion of the Pseudarthrobacter defluvii genome contains these proteins:
- the otsB gene encoding trehalose-phosphatase, giving the protein MTPDSRGSRASLALSPELREALRRIARTEHLLVAMDFDGTMAPIVDRAQDARPLPRSAAAFAGLAVLPRTTTALISGRALASLREVASPPVDTLLIGSHGAEAWLGPGSTELSLEEDQKALLEEVRAELSDIVAQAPGTSLEYKPAGVVLHTRQARDDVAEDAVSAATSVLQDRKGVFLKEGKRVLETSVVHASKGEGVAFLRQATGATAVLFAGDDVTDEDAFGRLEPGDVGVKIGLDFTQAQYRVEAPIHVAELLEALLQERSIAVAEEDPQAASG; this is encoded by the coding sequence ATGACTCCTGACAGCCGCGGCAGCAGGGCTTCGCTGGCGCTCTCGCCCGAACTACGGGAAGCCTTGCGCCGGATCGCACGGACGGAGCACTTGCTGGTAGCCATGGATTTTGACGGCACCATGGCGCCGATCGTAGACCGTGCCCAGGATGCGCGGCCGCTTCCGCGGTCAGCCGCAGCGTTCGCGGGCCTCGCCGTGCTTCCACGCACGACGACGGCACTCATCTCCGGGCGCGCCCTCGCCAGCCTGCGGGAAGTCGCCTCCCCGCCGGTGGACACGCTGCTGATCGGCAGCCATGGCGCCGAAGCGTGGCTGGGGCCGGGCTCCACCGAACTGTCGCTGGAGGAGGACCAGAAAGCGCTCCTGGAAGAAGTGCGGGCCGAGTTATCGGACATCGTTGCCCAGGCCCCCGGCACCTCCCTGGAGTACAAGCCTGCCGGCGTCGTCCTGCACACCCGCCAAGCCCGCGACGACGTGGCGGAAGACGCAGTGTCAGCCGCCACGTCCGTTCTGCAGGACCGCAAGGGCGTTTTCCTGAAGGAAGGCAAGCGCGTCCTGGAGACCTCGGTGGTCCATGCCTCCAAAGGCGAAGGCGTTGCCTTCCTCCGGCAGGCAACGGGGGCCACTGCCGTGCTGTTTGCGGGGGATGACGTCACGGACGAGGACGCCTTTGGCAGGCTCGAACCGGGCGATGTTGGGGTCAAGATCGGCCTCGATTTCACCCAGGCCCAGTACCGGGTGGAGGCACCCATCCACGTCGCGGAGCTGCTGGAGGCCTTGCTGCAGGAGCGGAGCATTGCCGTGGCGGAAGAGGACCCGCAGGCGGCCTCCGGCTAG
- a CDS encoding alpha,alpha-trehalose-phosphate synthase (UDP-forming) — MQTPVQEKPAGTATAGGSGSSHAGHTKYDFMVVSNRLPVDRVAPGDDADDGSGWRRSPGGLVTALAPMMTKTDGAWVGWHGAPDETVKPFSHGGMDLVPVQLSTDDVELYYEGFSNATLWPLYHDVIAPPEFHRTWWDAYRKVNRRFADAVVRHADQGATVWVQDYQLQLVPRMLREARPDLRIGFFNHIPFPPPEIFAQLPWRQAIIDGLLGADLVGFQRVSDAGNFMRSARRFLGASVKQQQVHVKDHNGQLTHIARAQAFPISIDVKQISELAARPDIIERARQIRQDMGNPKTILLGVDRLDYTKGIRHRLKAFEELLADGRLTVGDATLIQVASPSRERVEQYRLLREEVEGTVGHINGTYDTLENTAVRYLHHSYPVEEMVALYLAADVMLVTALRDGMNLVAKEYVTARNNNDGALVLSEFAGAADQLKQALLINPHDIAGLKNTIMTAIELSPREASRRMRSMRRQILDHDVDHWSADFLRALNEKVVRDDS; from the coding sequence ATGCAAACACCCGTCCAGGAAAAACCCGCCGGCACAGCAACGGCCGGCGGATCCGGTTCCAGCCATGCCGGCCATACCAAGTACGACTTCATGGTGGTCTCCAACAGACTGCCCGTGGACCGCGTGGCGCCGGGCGACGACGCCGACGACGGCTCCGGCTGGCGCCGGTCTCCCGGCGGCCTGGTGACCGCGCTCGCGCCGATGATGACCAAGACTGACGGAGCATGGGTCGGCTGGCACGGCGCTCCGGACGAAACCGTGAAGCCGTTCAGCCACGGCGGCATGGACCTTGTCCCGGTCCAGCTCAGCACCGACGACGTGGAGCTGTACTACGAGGGCTTCTCCAACGCCACACTCTGGCCGCTGTACCACGACGTCATCGCCCCTCCGGAGTTCCACCGCACCTGGTGGGACGCCTACCGCAAGGTCAACCGCAGGTTCGCCGACGCCGTCGTCCGCCATGCCGACCAGGGTGCCACCGTCTGGGTCCAGGACTACCAGCTGCAACTGGTCCCCCGGATGCTCCGCGAAGCCCGGCCCGACCTGCGCATCGGGTTCTTCAACCACATCCCGTTTCCGCCGCCGGAAATCTTTGCCCAGCTCCCCTGGCGCCAGGCCATCATCGACGGCCTGCTCGGCGCCGACCTGGTGGGCTTCCAGCGCGTCAGCGATGCCGGCAACTTCATGCGCTCCGCCCGCCGCTTCCTGGGCGCCAGCGTCAAGCAGCAGCAGGTGCACGTCAAGGACCACAACGGCCAACTGACGCACATTGCCCGGGCGCAGGCCTTTCCCATCTCCATCGACGTCAAACAGATCAGCGAACTGGCGGCCAGGCCTGACATCATCGAACGCGCCCGGCAGATCCGGCAGGACATGGGCAACCCCAAGACCATCCTGCTCGGCGTGGACCGGCTGGATTACACCAAGGGCATCCGCCACCGCCTGAAGGCCTTCGAGGAGCTCCTGGCGGACGGCCGCCTCACCGTTGGCGATGCCACCCTGATCCAGGTGGCCTCCCCCAGCCGTGAGCGCGTGGAACAGTACCGCCTCCTCCGCGAGGAGGTTGAGGGCACGGTGGGCCACATCAACGGCACGTATGACACCCTCGAAAACACGGCGGTCCGCTACCTGCACCACAGCTACCCGGTGGAGGAAATGGTCGCGCTCTACCTGGCGGCCGACGTCATGCTGGTCACCGCCCTGCGTGACGGCATGAACCTCGTCGCCAAGGAATACGTCACGGCCCGCAACAACAACGACGGCGCCCTGGTGCTGAGCGAATTCGCCGGCGCAGCGGACCAGCTCAAGCAGGCCCTGCTGATCAACCCGCACGATATCGCGGGGCTCAAGAACACCATCATGACCGCCATCGAGCTCAGCCCCCGCGAAGCCTCACGGCGTATGCGGTCCATGCGCCGCCAGATCCTGGACCATGACGTTGACCACTGGTCCGCCGACTTCCTGCGCGCGCTGAACGAAAAGGTGGTCCGCGATGACTCCTGA
- a CDS encoding DsbA family protein, whose amino-acid sequence MSPANEVRKSKAERTAEAREKARLIREAQAKKDKRNKLLIGWGIVAAVVVILVVVGLVVAGNIQRNAPIADQGPTPANANAHGGVTLLANNQVAKTEPATVDAASLGDAPKTPPAEVVAPGAEAEAGKPVKVVLYVDFICPVCKDFETRYNDQLTSLRNDGKITVEYRPLGFLDSRSTTNYSSRAANAAACVANTAPEKYADYFNALYAQQPAEGSAGLSDNDLKKMASDMGVDINSCVDDKTYRPFVKFTTKEASAIGVTGTPTVFVDGKQWGKGDSAQTPFPDFLQAAIAAKG is encoded by the coding sequence ATGAGCCCCGCAAACGAAGTACGTAAGTCCAAGGCTGAGCGAACGGCGGAGGCGCGCGAAAAAGCGCGCCTGATCCGGGAAGCCCAGGCAAAGAAGGACAAGCGCAACAAGCTGCTGATCGGCTGGGGCATCGTGGCGGCGGTGGTTGTCATCCTGGTGGTGGTGGGCCTGGTGGTTGCGGGCAACATCCAGCGAAACGCCCCGATCGCTGACCAGGGACCCACGCCTGCCAACGCCAACGCCCACGGCGGCGTGACGTTGCTGGCCAACAATCAGGTTGCCAAGACCGAGCCGGCCACGGTTGACGCCGCTTCCCTGGGCGATGCCCCGAAGACTCCGCCCGCCGAGGTGGTGGCCCCGGGTGCAGAGGCGGAGGCCGGCAAGCCGGTCAAGGTGGTCCTCTACGTCGACTTCATCTGCCCCGTCTGCAAAGACTTCGAAACGCGGTACAACGACCAGCTCACCTCGCTGCGCAACGACGGCAAGATCACCGTTGAGTACCGCCCCCTCGGGTTCCTGGACAGCCGGTCCACCACCAATTACTCGTCCCGTGCTGCCAACGCGGCAGCCTGCGTGGCCAACACGGCCCCGGAGAAGTACGCCGACTACTTCAACGCCCTGTACGCCCAGCAGCCCGCTGAAGGCAGTGCAGGCTTGTCCGACAACGACCTGAAGAAGATGGCGTCCGACATGGGCGTGGACATCAACTCCTGCGTGGACGACAAGACCTACCGCCCGTTCGTGAAGTTCACGACGAAGGAAGCGTCCGCCATCGGCGTTACCGGTACGCCCACCGTCTTCGTGGACGGCAAGCAGTGGGGCAAGGGAGACAGCGCCCAGACGCCGTTCCCCGACTTCCTGCAGGCAGCCATCGCCGCCAAGGGCTAG
- a CDS encoding ChaB family protein has translation MPKTGKNDHARKEELPSTLQRSDQKAQDTFAKTYDSALESYDQDEQRAARAAYASLKHSYEKVGDHWEPKEKRGPSDKRAEQGIRSSEPTAGGVDANASKDHLYKLAKELDVKGRSKMDKDQLVEALQKANDTATRKARSK, from the coding sequence ATGCCCAAGACCGGCAAGAACGACCATGCCCGCAAGGAAGAGCTCCCCTCGACCCTGCAGCGTTCTGACCAAAAAGCCCAGGACACCTTCGCCAAGACCTACGACTCCGCCCTTGAGTCCTATGACCAGGACGAACAACGGGCCGCGCGTGCAGCGTATGCCTCGCTGAAGCACAGCTACGAGAAGGTGGGCGACCACTGGGAGCCGAAGGAAAAACGCGGCCCGTCGGACAAGCGCGCGGAACAGGGCATCCGCTCGTCGGAACCTACCGCCGGCGGCGTGGATGCCAACGCCTCGAAGGACCATCTCTACAAGCTGGCCAAGGAGTTGGACGTCAAGGGCCGCTCGAAGATGGATAAGGACCAGCTGGTGGAGGCACTCCAGAAGGCCAACGACACAGCCACCCGCAAAGCCCGCAGCAAATAG
- a CDS encoding elongation factor G-like protein EF-G2, whose translation MSVKSTKESARAAGGRNGPESRRADQAGGIAAQDPARIRNVALVGHSGAGKTMLIEALLAADGMITRKGSIADGSTVSDSDPAAVHQQRSVTLSLVPLMVDDVKVNLLDTPGYPDFIGELRAGLRASDAALFVVSAVDGIDATTTALWGECGHMGLPRAVVITRVDHPRANYDGALAACQRAFGDGVLPLYVPVRTDGGITGLLGLLSQEVADYSAEDSAPEVRPATAGERTDAGSARGTLIEGIIAESEDETLMDRYLEGEDMDTAVLAADLETAVARGSFFPVLPTSAVTGLGTAELLDLLVRAFPPPVERSLPDAADLSGKPAGSLACDPSGPLAAEVVRTSNDPFLGRICLVRVFSGSLREDSPVHVGGHGLADRGHQDHDTDERVTHIYSPLGATLRPVPYCVAGDMCALAKLGSAETGDTISSRENPLLLATWEMPEPLLPVAVEADSRSDEDALARSLGRIAAGDPTLRVDRNNETHQLVLWCMGEAHAEVVLDRLREQGVKLHTVNVVTPLRETFAAPASGHGRHVKQSGGHGQYAVCDIEVEPLERGGGFEFVDKTVGGVIPGTFIPSIEKGVRAQMEKGVYAGFPVVDVRVTLTGGKAHSVDSSDAAFQAAGALALREAAAAGKVQLLEPVSSVSIMVADEHVGSVMSDLSGRRGRLTGTTSSGEGLTEISAEVPDQELLRYAVELRALTAGTGRFRRQYLRHDPVPPNFSPS comes from the coding sequence ATGTCGGTGAAGAGCACCAAGGAGTCAGCGCGGGCGGCAGGCGGCAGGAACGGTCCTGAATCAAGGCGGGCCGACCAAGCCGGTGGCATCGCGGCGCAGGACCCGGCCCGCATCCGGAACGTTGCCTTGGTTGGGCACTCCGGCGCCGGGAAAACCATGCTGATCGAGGCCCTGCTCGCGGCCGACGGCATGATCACCCGCAAAGGCTCCATCGCGGACGGGTCGACCGTCAGCGACTCGGACCCCGCCGCCGTGCACCAGCAGCGGTCGGTCACGCTGTCCCTGGTGCCGCTGATGGTGGACGACGTCAAGGTGAACCTCCTGGACACTCCGGGCTACCCGGACTTCATCGGTGAGTTGCGGGCAGGCCTCAGGGCGTCGGATGCCGCCCTCTTTGTGGTCTCCGCCGTGGACGGAATCGATGCAACCACCACCGCGCTGTGGGGCGAGTGCGGGCACATGGGGCTCCCACGCGCCGTCGTCATCACCCGCGTGGACCACCCGCGCGCAAATTACGACGGCGCCCTGGCCGCCTGCCAGAGGGCATTCGGCGACGGCGTGCTCCCGCTGTATGTCCCGGTGCGGACAGATGGCGGGATCACCGGCCTGCTGGGCCTGCTGTCGCAGGAGGTGGCGGACTACTCCGCCGAAGATTCAGCGCCCGAAGTCCGTCCGGCAACGGCCGGTGAACGTACGGATGCCGGGAGTGCCAGGGGCACGCTCATTGAGGGCATCATCGCCGAAAGCGAAGATGAGACGCTGATGGACCGCTACCTGGAAGGCGAGGACATGGACACAGCGGTGCTGGCCGCCGACCTGGAAACCGCCGTGGCCCGCGGCTCGTTCTTTCCCGTGTTGCCCACCTCTGCCGTCACCGGGCTTGGCACGGCGGAATTGCTGGACCTACTGGTCCGCGCGTTCCCGCCTCCGGTGGAACGCAGCCTGCCGGACGCCGCCGACCTGTCCGGCAAACCGGCCGGAAGCCTGGCCTGCGATCCCTCGGGTCCGCTCGCCGCCGAAGTGGTGCGCACCTCCAACGATCCCTTCCTGGGCCGCATCTGCCTGGTGCGGGTCTTCTCGGGGTCGCTGCGCGAGGACTCGCCCGTCCATGTAGGGGGCCACGGCCTGGCTGACCGCGGCCACCAGGACCACGACACCGACGAACGCGTCACCCACATCTACTCCCCGCTGGGAGCCACCCTGCGTCCGGTACCCTACTGCGTGGCCGGGGACATGTGCGCCCTGGCGAAACTCGGCAGCGCCGAAACCGGGGACACCATTTCCAGCCGGGAAAACCCGTTGCTGCTGGCCACGTGGGAAATGCCTGAGCCTCTGTTGCCGGTTGCCGTGGAGGCCGACTCCCGCAGCGACGAGGATGCCTTGGCCCGCAGCCTGGGCAGGATCGCGGCGGGAGACCCAACGCTCCGTGTGGACCGAAATAACGAAACGCACCAGCTGGTGCTGTGGTGCATGGGCGAAGCGCACGCCGAGGTGGTCCTGGACCGGCTTCGCGAGCAGGGTGTGAAGCTGCACACCGTGAACGTGGTGACGCCGCTGCGGGAAACCTTCGCGGCCCCGGCATCGGGGCATGGCCGCCATGTCAAGCAATCCGGCGGGCACGGCCAGTACGCGGTGTGCGACATCGAGGTGGAACCGCTGGAGCGCGGCGGCGGGTTTGAATTCGTGGACAAGACAGTGGGCGGGGTCATCCCGGGAACGTTCATCCCGTCCATCGAGAAGGGGGTGCGGGCGCAAATGGAGAAGGGGGTCTACGCGGGCTTCCCCGTGGTGGATGTGCGCGTGACCCTCACAGGCGGCAAGGCCCACAGCGTCGATTCATCCGATGCGGCGTTCCAGGCGGCGGGGGCCCTGGCGCTCCGGGAGGCAGCTGCCGCCGGGAAGGTCCAGCTGCTGGAACCAGTGTCTTCCGTATCCATCATGGTTGCCGACGAACACGTGGGCTCCGTGATGAGCGACCTGTCCGGCCGGAGGGGACGCCTCACCGGCACCACCTCATCCGGGGAGGGGCTCACGGAGATCAGCGCGGAGGTTCCGGACCAGGAACTCCTGCGGTATGCCGTGGAACTGCGGGCACTGACCGCCGGTACCGGACGGTTCCGCCGGCAGTACTTGCGGCACGATCCGGTGCCCCCGAATTTCAGCCCGTCCTGA
- a CDS encoding MFS transporter — protein sequence MNAAARKIQTVYLTLTLGNTLAASFIWGINTLFLLDAGLSNLEAFAANAFFTAGMVLFEVPTGVVADSWGRRTSFLLGTVTLAGSTYLYYLLWQLSAPFWWWAAVSALLGLGFTFFSGAVEAWLVDALHFSGYDGGLETVLGRGQIVSGIAMLAGSVAGGVIAQATNLGVPFLLRVAVLVAMFVVAFLLMHDVGFTPERSAHPLRATRAVLKASVDGGLRNPPVRFMMLAAPFTEGVGFYVFYALQPYLLQLFGDPKAYAIAGLAAAIVAGADVVGGWLAPHVRKLVRRRTTVLIASTITSSVVLVVLLATNVFWLALVLLALWAVVASAGTPVRQAYLNDMIASKQRATVLSFASLMGSSGGVVVQPVLGRAADVYGYPASLALGGAVQLLAAPFMLLSRRRRAPADLATGLAAAP from the coding sequence GTGAATGCTGCAGCTCGCAAAATCCAGACCGTCTACCTGACGCTGACGTTGGGGAACACCCTTGCGGCGTCCTTTATTTGGGGGATCAACACACTGTTCCTGCTCGATGCCGGGCTGAGCAACCTGGAGGCGTTCGCCGCCAACGCGTTCTTCACGGCCGGGATGGTCCTGTTTGAGGTGCCGACGGGCGTGGTGGCGGACAGCTGGGGGCGCCGTACCTCGTTCCTGCTGGGCACCGTGACCCTGGCCGGATCCACCTACCTCTACTACCTGCTGTGGCAGTTGTCCGCGCCGTTTTGGTGGTGGGCCGCGGTGTCCGCCCTTCTGGGCCTTGGCTTCACGTTCTTCTCCGGGGCAGTGGAAGCCTGGCTGGTGGACGCCCTGCACTTCTCCGGTTACGACGGCGGCCTGGAAACCGTCCTGGGCCGCGGCCAGATCGTTTCCGGCATCGCCATGCTGGCAGGATCAGTAGCTGGCGGGGTCATCGCCCAGGCCACCAACCTGGGCGTGCCGTTCCTCCTGCGCGTCGCCGTCCTGGTGGCAATGTTCGTGGTGGCCTTCCTGCTGATGCACGACGTCGGCTTTACACCAGAGCGCTCGGCCCACCCTCTGCGGGCCACCCGCGCAGTCCTGAAGGCGTCCGTGGACGGCGGCCTGAGGAACCCGCCGGTGCGGTTCATGATGCTGGCTGCCCCCTTCACCGAAGGCGTGGGGTTCTACGTTTTCTATGCCCTCCAGCCCTACCTGCTGCAGCTTTTTGGCGATCCCAAGGCCTACGCCATAGCCGGCCTGGCGGCGGCCATCGTGGCGGGTGCGGATGTCGTGGGCGGCTGGCTGGCACCCCATGTCCGGAAACTGGTCCGCCGCCGCACCACTGTGCTGATCGCCTCCACGATCACCAGCTCGGTGGTCCTGGTGGTGCTGCTGGCCACCAATGTCTTTTGGCTGGCATTGGTGCTCCTGGCGCTGTGGGCCGTGGTGGCCTCCGCAGGCACGCCGGTGCGCCAGGCCTACCTCAACGACATGATCGCCTCGAAGCAGCGGGCAACGGTCCTCAGCTTCGCCTCGCTCATGGGCTCCAGCGGGGGAGTGGTGGTGCAGCCGGTACTCGGCCGGGCCGCCGACGTTTATGGCTACCCTGCATCGCTGGCTTTGGGCGGTGCGGTTCAGCTGCTGGCGGCACCCTTCATGCTCCTCAGCCGACGGCGCCGGGCGCCGGCAGACTTGGCCACGGGCCTGGCAGCCGCACCCTAG
- the mmsB gene encoding multiple monosaccharide ABC transporter permease: MSALRESLGFLTSQLRQVGIFVALILIVLLFQGLTGGILLEPQNVTNLVVQNSYILILAIGMVMVIIAGHIDLSVGSVAGFIGAVAGVMIVHWGWPWWAAIPACLLVGALVGAWQGYWIAYVGIPAFIVTLAGMLIFRGLTLITLKNQQITPFPAELRALGGGFLPDLTGGTSVLEWLTVILGVGATAALLIQALKERRIRRKFDLESEPLVWFVIKTAFTALLMLIITFLLASYRGTPIVLVVLAALVIAYTALMNNSVFGRHTYAIGGNLHAAELSGIKTKAVTFRLFVNMGVLAALAGLVFTARLNSAQPAGGTGFELDSIAAAFIGGAAVTGGIGTVAGAMIGGLIMGVLNNGMSILGLGTDYQQLIKGLVLLVAVGFDIFNKNRSGGGGEIGKRFKLKTSSSPAQEKPAPASEAVEAGVK, from the coding sequence ATGTCCGCCCTCAGAGAATCGCTCGGATTCCTCACGAGCCAACTGCGCCAGGTGGGCATCTTCGTTGCCCTGATCCTGATTGTCCTGCTGTTCCAGGGACTGACCGGCGGGATCCTGCTGGAACCGCAGAACGTCACCAACCTGGTGGTCCAGAACAGCTACATCCTGATCCTGGCCATCGGCATGGTCATGGTGATCATCGCCGGCCACATCGACCTTTCGGTCGGCTCCGTGGCCGGGTTCATCGGCGCCGTTGCCGGCGTCATGATCGTCCACTGGGGCTGGCCGTGGTGGGCCGCCATCCCCGCCTGCCTGCTGGTCGGTGCCCTGGTGGGTGCCTGGCAGGGCTACTGGATCGCCTACGTGGGGATTCCGGCCTTCATCGTCACGCTGGCGGGCATGCTGATCTTCCGTGGACTGACCCTTATCACCCTGAAGAACCAGCAGATCACCCCCTTCCCGGCCGAACTTCGTGCCCTCGGCGGCGGCTTCCTTCCCGACCTCACCGGCGGCACCTCCGTGCTGGAGTGGCTCACCGTCATCCTGGGCGTCGGGGCCACGGCCGCGCTGCTGATCCAGGCGCTCAAGGAACGCCGGATCCGCCGGAAGTTCGACCTCGAGAGCGAGCCACTGGTCTGGTTTGTCATCAAGACCGCCTTCACGGCGCTGCTCATGCTCATCATCACGTTCCTGCTGGCGTCCTACCGCGGCACCCCAATTGTCCTGGTGGTCCTGGCCGCCTTGGTGATCGCCTACACGGCCCTCATGAACAACAGTGTCTTCGGGCGGCACACGTACGCCATCGGCGGCAACCTGCACGCGGCTGAACTGTCCGGCATCAAGACCAAGGCCGTGACGTTCCGGCTCTTCGTGAACATGGGCGTGCTGGCCGCGCTGGCGGGCCTCGTCTTCACCGCCCGGCTCAACTCGGCTCAGCCGGCCGGTGGAACCGGCTTCGAACTGGATTCCATCGCCGCGGCCTTCATCGGCGGCGCCGCGGTCACCGGTGGTATCGGAACCGTCGCCGGAGCCATGATCGGCGGACTCATCATGGGCGTCCTCAATAACGGCATGTCCATCCTGGGCCTGGGCACCGACTACCAGCAGCTCATCAAGGGCCTGGTGCTCCTTGTCGCCGTCGGCTTCGACATCTTCAACAAGAACCGCAGCGGTGGCGGCGGCGAAATTGGAAAGCGCTTCAAACTGAAGACCTCCTCTTCGCCCGCACAGGAAAAGCCGGCTCCGGCCAGCGAAGCAGTGGAAGCAGGCGTGAAGTAG
- the mmsA gene encoding multiple monosaccharide ABC transporter ATP-binding protein has protein sequence MNTPILQMRGITKTFPGVKALQDVTLDVNRGEVHAICGENGAGKSTLMKVLSGVYAHNTFDGEILFENEPCNFSSISDSEKRGIVIIHQELALSPYLSIAENIYLGNEQATNGWVDWRKTNLEAAKLLARVGLDENPVTPVQHISVGKQQLVEIAKALSKEVKLLILDEPTAALNDEDSSHLLDLILHLKGQGVTSIIISHKLNEIRKVADAVTIIRDGKTIETLRLDEGQITQERIIRGMVGRDLESLYPDREPHIGEEVLRIEDWSVRHPQDHTRMVVNNANLHVRKGEVVGLAGLMGAGRTELAMSVFGRTYGTATSGKVYKYGEEINTATVSDAIRNGIAYATEDRKHYGLNLIEDIKRNVSLAALRKLAKRGFVDKNQETVVANGYRKSMNIKAPSVAAITGKLSGGNQQKVVLSKWMFSDPDVLILDEPTRGIDVGAKYEIYTIIAKLAAEGKAVIVISSELPELLGICDRIYTLAAGHITGEVPIAEATQETLMHYMTKEKE, from the coding sequence ATGAACACACCCATTCTTCAAATGCGAGGAATCACCAAGACGTTCCCCGGCGTCAAAGCGCTGCAGGACGTCACCCTGGATGTGAACCGTGGCGAGGTCCACGCCATCTGCGGGGAAAACGGAGCCGGCAAATCAACACTCATGAAAGTGTTGTCCGGCGTCTATGCACACAACACCTTCGACGGTGAGATCCTCTTCGAAAACGAACCCTGCAACTTCTCCAGCATCTCGGACAGCGAAAAACGCGGAATCGTCATCATCCACCAGGAACTGGCCCTCAGCCCGTACCTGTCGATTGCCGAGAACATCTACCTTGGCAACGAACAAGCCACCAACGGGTGGGTGGACTGGCGCAAGACCAACCTGGAGGCAGCCAAGCTGCTGGCCCGGGTAGGCCTCGACGAGAACCCTGTCACCCCTGTACAGCACATCAGCGTGGGCAAACAGCAACTGGTGGAAATCGCCAAGGCGCTGTCCAAGGAAGTGAAGCTGCTCATCCTGGACGAGCCCACGGCCGCCCTCAACGACGAGGATTCCAGCCACCTGCTGGACCTGATCCTCCACCTGAAGGGCCAGGGCGTCACCAGCATCATCATCAGCCACAAGCTCAATGAGATCCGCAAGGTCGCTGACGCCGTCACCATCATCCGCGACGGCAAAACTATTGAGACCCTGCGTCTTGACGAAGGCCAGATCACGCAGGAACGGATCATCCGCGGCATGGTGGGCCGGGACCTGGAGAGCCTGTACCCGGACCGCGAGCCGCACATTGGCGAGGAAGTCCTGCGCATCGAGGACTGGTCGGTTCGCCATCCCCAGGACCACACGCGCATGGTGGTCAACAACGCCAACCTGCACGTCCGGAAGGGCGAGGTGGTGGGACTGGCCGGGCTGATGGGCGCCGGACGCACCGAGCTTGCCATGAGCGTCTTCGGGCGCACGTACGGAACCGCCACGTCAGGCAAGGTCTACAAGTACGGCGAGGAAATCAACACTGCCACGGTGTCCGACGCCATCAGGAACGGCATTGCCTACGCCACCGAAGACCGCAAGCACTACGGCCTGAACCTCATCGAGGACATCAAGCGGAACGTCTCCCTGGCGGCGCTGCGCAAGCTCGCCAAACGCGGCTTCGTGGACAAAAACCAGGAAACCGTGGTGGCCAACGGCTACCGGAAGAGCATGAACATCAAGGCTCCGTCAGTGGCGGCCATTACCGGAAAACTCTCCGGTGGCAACCAGCAAAAGGTGGTGCTGAGCAAGTGGATGTTCTCCGATCCGGACGTGCTCATCCTCGATGAACCCACCCGGGGGATCGACGTCGGCGCCAAATACGAGATCTACACGATCATCGCGAAACTCGCGGCCGAAGGAAAAGCCGTCATCGTAATCTCCTCGGAGCTGCCTGAGCTGCTGGGCATCTGCGACCGCATCTACACGCTGGCCGCCGGCCACATCACAGGTGAAGTCCCCATTGCCGAGGCCACCCAGGAAACCCTGATGCACTACATGACCAAAGAGAAGGAATAG